The following DNA comes from Terriglobales bacterium.
AGAATTCTTGCGGCGCGGAAGAGGTTGCCCGGTGCGCTAGTTCTTGAGGGATGTGGACGACCTTGCCCTCCACGCGGGCTCCATGAGAGGCCAGCAGTTCGAGGGCTGCCTCGGTCTGCACACGCACACCGGGGCACTCCAGAAGTTGATAGGCCTCTTCCAGGACGCGTTTTACCAGTGCGGGTTCGAGCAGTTGCAGTCGTGGTTGCATGGCCAAGGCCTAGGTCACAGAGGTATTGAGGAGTGCTTTCACGAGAGTAACGGAGCTGACCGCATCCTGGCCGTACCCGTCAGAACCGATTCCTTCCGCCCACTGTCGGGTGACTGGCGCTCCTCCGACGATCACTTTCACCCGCGGCCGCAATCCTGCGCGCTCTAGATGTTCGACAAGATGCCTCTGGCCCACCATCGTGGTGGTGAGCAGCGCCGACGCTCCCACGACGTCCGCCTCGACCTGCAAAGCTTTTGCGACGAATTGTTCAGGATCCACATTAACTCCCAGATCGAAGACCTCGAATCCATTGGCCGCGAGCAAAATGCCTACCAGGTTCTTGCCGATCTCGTGGATGTCGCCGCGTACCGTACCGAGCACCACCCGGCCCAGCGTTTGCCGCTCGACTCCGCGCCGCCTCATTTCCGGCTCCAACACCTTCATGGCAGCCTTCATGGCCTCGCCCGCCGCCACCAGGTCCGGCAGAAAGACCTCGCGGCGTCCGAACTGCTCGCCGATCTGGTCCATGCCTGGCACGAAGCCTCGCTGAATCGCGTCCAGCGGTTCTAGTCCGAGCTCCAACGCCCGGCGCGCCAGGGCGGCCGCGCGTTCCGGGGCGCCGTCAAGGACACTCTGTTTCAGCGATTCCAGAATCTCTGCCGGCATCGGCTCACAAGGGACTTCGGGTCGGCTCATCTTTCCCGAAAGCCGCATGCTTCCGCTGTGACCGTTGTCACGCGCGCATTCTCGTGGGCAAAGCGCCTCATCTCATCCGCTACAATGTCCAGAAACCTCCTATGACCGTTTGGAAACGCACTCCGGCGCTGCGCTTAAGGCCCCGGGTCCTTGGGGCGGCTCTCGCCAGCCTAATCATCTCGTCAGCCCTCGCTGCCGTAGAGAAAACCGACGCAGCCCGCTATCGCGAGCACGTGAAAGTGCTCGCTGCGAACCGCATGGAGGGCCGCGGAGCCGGAACCAGGGGCCTCGACCGCGCCGGCCACTACCTGGAGCAGGAGTTCAAGCGACTCGGATTGCAGGCGGCAGGTGAGGACGGCACGTATGCCCAGTCCTTTCTGGTCACGACCGGCGCGCGACTTCGCGGCGGTAACAGCCTGGTGGTGACGCTGAACGGAGCGGAACACAAGCTCCGGCTGCGCGACGACTACATCCCGCT
Coding sequences within:
- a CDS encoding corrinoid protein, which encodes MSRPEVPCEPMPAEILESLKQSVLDGAPERAAALARRALELGLEPLDAIQRGFVPGMDQIGEQFGRREVFLPDLVAAGEAMKAAMKVLEPEMRRRGVERQTLGRVVLGTVRGDIHEIGKNLVGILLAANGFEVFDLGVNVDPEQFVAKALQVEADVVGASALLTTTMVGQRHLVEHLERAGLRPRVKVIVGGAPVTRQWAEGIGSDGYGQDAVSSVTLVKALLNTSVT
- a CDS encoding trimethylamine methyltransferase family protein, which codes for MQPRLQLLEPALVKRVLEEAYQLLECPGVRVQTEAALELLASHGARVEGKVVHIPQELAHRATSSAPQEF